In Luteimonas viscosa, the following proteins share a genomic window:
- a CDS encoding zinc-dependent alcohol dehydrogenase family protein, whose product MSQTMKAMVLTRFGGGDAFELRDVPVPAVGPRQVRVRVHATAVNPLDYQIRRGDYAEHVPLPAIIGHDISGVIEEIGSDVTGFRPGDAVYYTPKIFDGPGSYAEQHVADVDLVGRKPDNISHLEAASLTLAGGTVWESFVTRAQLAVGETILIHGGAGGVGTLAIQVARAMGARVITTARAEHHAFVRELGADEAIDYTAVDYVDAVAEITRGQGADVVFDTIGGDTLARSPLALADGGRVVSLVDIPTPQNLVEAWGKNAAYHFVFTRQNRGKLDALTRLVERGQVKPVIGAVLPLARMGDAHDLLENSARHSLRGKVAIDVAGAQ is encoded by the coding sequence ATGAGCCAGACGATGAAAGCCATGGTGCTGACCCGCTTCGGCGGAGGCGACGCGTTCGAACTGCGCGATGTGCCTGTGCCGGCCGTCGGCCCGCGCCAGGTGCGGGTGCGGGTGCATGCCACCGCGGTCAATCCGCTCGACTACCAGATCCGCCGTGGCGACTATGCCGAGCACGTGCCGCTGCCGGCGATCATCGGGCACGACATCTCCGGCGTCATCGAGGAGATCGGCTCGGACGTCACCGGATTCCGCCCGGGCGACGCCGTGTACTACACCCCGAAGATCTTCGACGGCCCGGGTTCGTATGCCGAACAGCACGTGGCCGACGTGGATCTGGTGGGCCGCAAGCCCGACAACATCAGCCACCTGGAAGCGGCCAGCCTCACCCTGGCTGGCGGCACGGTGTGGGAGTCCTTCGTCACCCGAGCCCAGCTGGCCGTGGGCGAAACGATCCTCATCCACGGCGGCGCCGGTGGCGTGGGCACGCTCGCCATCCAGGTGGCCAGGGCCATGGGCGCCCGCGTGATCACGACCGCGCGCGCGGAACACCACGCCTTCGTGCGCGAACTGGGCGCGGATGAAGCGATCGACTACACCGCGGTCGACTACGTGGACGCGGTGGCGGAGATCACCCGGGGGCAGGGCGCGGACGTCGTGTTCGACACCATCGGCGGCGATACGCTGGCACGCAGCCCGCTGGCGCTGGCCGATGGCGGCCGCGTGGTCAGCCTGGTGGACATTCCCACGCCGCAGAACCTGGTGGAGGCATGGGGAAAGAACGCGGCCTACCATTTCGTCTTCACCCGCCAGAACCGCGGCAAGCTGGACGCGCTCACCCGCCTGGTGGAACGCGGGCAGGTGAAGCCGGTGATCGGCGCGGTGCTGCCGCTGGCGCGCATGGGCGATGCCCATGACCTGCTGGAGAACAGCGCCCGGCATTCCCTGCGCGGCAAGGTGGCCATCGACGTGGCGGGTGCGCAGTGA
- a CDS encoding VOC family protein codes for MKIVTSLSFQGQCREAFEFYARVLGGKITAAFPYADAPPDMPVTNEKYKNWLMHCWLDIGDQSLMGADMDVDWAPNVDKPKNGFDVSLHTDDIDQARRWFEQLSEGGRQVMAFEETFWSPGFGSLVDRFGVPWMVNTVPAADWKPAKG; via the coding sequence ATGAAGATCGTGACCAGCCTGAGCTTCCAGGGACAATGCCGTGAAGCGTTCGAGTTCTACGCGCGCGTACTGGGCGGCAAGATCACCGCGGCCTTCCCCTACGCCGACGCGCCGCCGGACATGCCGGTCACCAACGAGAAGTACAAGAACTGGCTCATGCACTGCTGGCTCGACATCGGCGACCAGTCGCTGATGGGCGCCGACATGGACGTCGACTGGGCGCCCAACGTCGACAAGCCCAAGAACGGTTTCGACGTGTCCCTGCACACCGACGACATCGACCAGGCCAGGCGCTGGTTCGAGCAGCTGTCCGAAGGCGGCAGGCAGGTGATGGCGTTCGAGGAGACCTTCTGGTCGCCCGGCTTCGGTTCGCTGGTCGACCGCTTCGGGGTGCCGTGGATGGTCAACACCGTGCCCGCGGCGGACTGGAAGCCGGCGAAGGGCTGA
- a CDS encoding DUF1801 domain-containing protein: MKTPGKAANRKPPEPSSDHAGIAQWLQGTMPGLQPVVAHLDGLIRKTIPGLQYAVKWKKAYYGLPRHGWLIEMVAYDVSVNLVFFAGAKFEPEPPLGEGSRYVKIRSLEEARAPEVRTWIEQAARHAGWR, from the coding sequence ATGAAGACGCCTGGAAAGGCCGCGAACCGCAAGCCACCGGAGCCTTCGAGCGACCACGCCGGGATCGCGCAATGGCTGCAGGGCACGATGCCTGGCCTGCAGCCCGTCGTCGCCCACCTCGATGGCCTGATCCGCAAGACCATCCCCGGCCTGCAGTACGCAGTGAAGTGGAAGAAGGCGTACTACGGGCTGCCGCGGCACGGCTGGCTCATCGAAATGGTGGCCTACGATGTCTCGGTGAACCTCGTGTTCTTCGCCGGCGCGAAGTTCGAGCCCGAACCGCCCCTGGGGGAAGGCTCGCGCTACGTCAAGATCCGGTCGTTGGAGGAAGCCCGCGCACCGGAGGTGCGCACCTGGATCGAACAGGCGGCCAGGCACGCGGGATGGCGTTGA
- a CDS encoding DoxX family protein, which translates to MAVAIHRIAPCPANFVVPRRKEEISPMPRVRHNGGPGHEPREPARWRPGTGPDGAQARRGRSGFPVGRIATCRKADATFVVQANPGQSMRGTAVNNSTMLWTGRVMTGLFALFMLGASIAPKLLGMPVAEETLAQLGWPAGYALTIGLIELACLALYLIPRTSVLGAVLMMSLLGGAMATQVRAESPLFSHILFSAYLGLFMWGGLWLRDPRLRQLFPAIRETAR; encoded by the coding sequence ATGGCCGTGGCGATCCATCGCATTGCACCCTGTCCCGCCAACTTCGTCGTTCCTCGAAGAAAGGAAGAGATCAGCCCGATGCCGAGGGTACGGCACAACGGCGGACCCGGCCACGAGCCGCGCGAACCCGCCCGCTGGCGGCCGGGGACCGGCCCCGACGGCGCGCAGGCTCGACGGGGCCGATCCGGCTTTCCTGTCGGGCGGATTGCCACATGTCGAAAAGCGGACGCGACGTTCGTCGTCCAGGCGAATCCCGGCCAATCCATGCGAGGCACTGCCGTGAACAACTCCACGATGCTCTGGACCGGCCGCGTCATGACCGGCCTCTTTGCGCTTTTCATGCTCGGAGCGTCGATCGCGCCCAAGCTGCTCGGCATGCCGGTGGCCGAGGAAACGCTGGCGCAGCTCGGCTGGCCTGCGGGCTATGCCCTGACGATCGGCCTGATCGAGTTGGCGTGCCTGGCGCTGTACCTGATCCCGCGAACCAGCGTGCTCGGTGCGGTGCTCATGATGAGCCTGCTCGGCGGCGCGATGGCCACTCAGGTGAGGGCGGAAAGCCCGCTGTTCAGCCATATCCTTTTCAGTGCGTATCTCGGGCTGTTCATGTGGGGTGGCCTGTGGCTGCGCGACCCCAGGCTCCGGCAACTGTTTCCCGCCATCCGCGAGACCGCACGATGA
- a CDS encoding LysR family transcriptional regulator yields the protein MDFNDLTLFVRVARLGSISAAARDLDITPAAASARLASFEKGLGARLVHRTTRRATLTEDGSALLPHAEHLLEAAATARAVLGREQLSPRGVLRVAAPSSFARLHIVPALPAFMARYPDLRLDLRISDSVVDLVEGAFDVAVRYADLADSSFVARRLAPDRRVLVASPGYLARHGEPASPDDLDRHACLVVGTLDVWTFRDPYGEVVARRVTPVLRINDGTAVRDAAAAGLGIALMATWAAADALRGGTLVPVLRDHPLVSTQTLWALYPSARELAPKVRVFIDWLVEQFGPEPPWDRDLPVQAHPRSIP from the coding sequence ATGGATTTCAATGACCTGACCCTGTTCGTCCGCGTCGCCCGGCTCGGCAGCATCAGTGCGGCCGCGCGCGATCTCGACATCACGCCAGCCGCGGCAAGCGCGCGCCTGGCCTCGTTCGAAAAAGGACTGGGTGCCCGGCTCGTGCACCGGACCACCCGACGCGCAACGCTGACCGAAGACGGCAGCGCCCTGCTGCCGCATGCCGAGCATCTGCTGGAGGCCGCCGCCACCGCCCGCGCCGTGCTGGGCCGGGAACAGCTGTCTCCGCGCGGCGTGCTGCGGGTGGCCGCGCCGTCCTCGTTCGCACGCCTGCACATCGTGCCGGCGCTGCCCGCGTTCATGGCGCGCTACCCGGATCTGCGGCTGGACCTGCGCATCTCCGACAGCGTGGTGGACCTGGTCGAAGGCGCGTTCGACGTGGCGGTGCGCTATGCCGATCTTGCGGACTCGTCGTTCGTGGCCAGGCGGCTGGCGCCCGACCGCCGGGTGCTGGTGGCCTCCCCCGGCTACCTCGCCCGGCACGGTGAACCGGCCTCCCCCGACGATCTTGATCGGCATGCCTGCCTGGTGGTCGGCACCCTCGACGTGTGGACGTTCCGGGACCCTTACGGTGAAGTCGTGGCCAGGCGCGTGACGCCCGTGCTGCGCATCAACGACGGCACCGCGGTGCGCGATGCCGCCGCCGCGGGCCTGGGCATCGCCCTGATGGCGACCTGGGCGGCCGCCGACGCGCTGCGCGGCGGCACGCTGGTACCGGTGCTGCGGGACCATCCGCTGGTGTCCACCCAGACCCTGTGGGCGCTCTACCCCAGCGCCCGCGAACTCGCCCCCAAGGTGCGCGTGTTCATCGACTGGCTGGTGGAGCAGTTCGGTCCGGAACCGCCGTGGGACCGCGATCTTCCGGTGCAGGCCCACCCCCGCTCGATCCCGTAG
- a CDS encoding NAD-dependent epimerase/dehydratase family protein, with protein sequence MRILMTGATGLVGQGVLLEALADPEVSKVAVLGRRALAHPDPRVEDLVVERFDELTRVRERLAPFDACFYCAGAPPLGTPEDTYRHVTLELTLHVARAFAERNPGARLLYISGARSDPDSRLMPLRVKGETEAALRALPVTTVMLRPGGIAPAHDERSPHAWMRPFYTVAGPAMGLGVRLMPGVMTSTAHVGRAMLALAAMSQPPSVLENDGINRLSRTP encoded by the coding sequence ATGCGCATCCTGATGACTGGCGCGACCGGACTGGTCGGACAGGGCGTGCTGCTGGAGGCGCTGGCGGATCCGGAGGTGTCGAAAGTCGCGGTGCTCGGCCGCCGCGCGCTCGCGCACCCCGATCCGCGCGTGGAAGACCTGGTGGTGGAGCGGTTCGACGAGCTGACCCGCGTGCGTGAGCGCCTCGCGCCGTTCGATGCCTGCTTCTACTGCGCGGGCGCGCCGCCGCTGGGCACGCCGGAGGACACCTACCGGCACGTCACCCTCGAACTCACCCTGCACGTGGCCCGCGCATTCGCCGAGCGCAATCCCGGCGCGCGCCTGCTCTACATCTCCGGCGCCCGTTCCGACCCCGACAGCCGCCTCATGCCCCTGCGCGTCAAGGGCGAGACCGAAGCCGCCCTGCGCGCCCTGCCCGTCACCACCGTGATGCTGCGCCCCGGCGGCATCGCGCCCGCCCACGACGAACGCAGCCCGCACGCCTGGATGCGGCCCTTCTATACCGTTGCCGGGCCCGCGATGGGGCTGGGCGTGCGGCTGATGCCGGGGGTGATGACCAGTACCGCCCATGTCGGCCGCGCGATGCTGGCGCTCGCGGCCATGTCCCAGCCGCCATCGGTACTGGAGAACGACGGGATCAATCGCCTGAGCCGAACACCCTGA